In one Rhopalosiphum padi isolate XX-2018 chromosome 3, ASM2088224v1, whole genome shotgun sequence genomic region, the following are encoded:
- the LOC132924784 gene encoding KRAB-A domain-containing protein 2-like, with product MAIDIQTVRTTFNEKLKNILTSKRDDNNSFLSTKDYNDVIEQVKKSKMCLKTVAEAKTMKDYRVVRKYDILKINGKERLIRPVDEKNVVLYYVKIDELFDILHETRSAIGHGGRNRMMAELKNKYCNITNETVMVYLKLCVQCQKKAVHPRRGLVSKPILESTFNSRAQVDLIDMQSQHYNDYRFIMNYQDHLTKYVILKPLKSKRAEEIAYNLIDIYTLFGAPAILQSDNGREFVNSVINELHIMWNEVKIVHGKPRHSQSQGSVERANRDVQEMLAAWMNKAFFLFLKIPIL from the coding sequence ATGGCTATCGATATTCAAACTGTTCGCACAACTTTCAacgaaaaactgaaaaatattctcACGAGCAAACGAGATGATAATAACTCATTTTTGTCTACTAAAGACTACAATGATGTTATTGAACaagttaaaaaatcaaaaatgtgtttaaaaactgTCGCTGAAGCTAAAACAATGAAGGACTATCGTGTAGTACGTAAgtacgatattttaaaaataaatggaaaagaACGTCTTATTAGACCAGTAGacgaaaaaaatgttgtattgtatTACGTTAAAATTGACGAACTGTTTGATATTCTTCACGAAACACGTTCTGCCATCGGCCACGGAGGACGAAATCGTATGATGGCagaactgaaaaataaatattgcaatataacAAACGAAACAGttatggtttatttaaaattatgtgttcaATGTCAGAAAAAAGCAGTGCACCCAAGAAGAGGATTAGTATCTAAACCAATTTTAGAGTCAACTTTCAACTCACGGGCACAAGTTGACCTTATAGACATGCAATCTCAACATTATAATGACTATCGTTTCATAATGAATTACCAGGATCATTTGACTAAGTACGTAATATTGAAACCCTTAAAATCAAAACGCGCTGAAGAAATCGCTTATAATCTTATCGATATTTATACGTTATTTGGGGCACCTGCAATATTGCAATCCGATAACGGGAGAGAATTCGTTAATTCGGTGATTAATGAACTTCATATAATGTGGAATGAAGTCAAAATCGTTCACGGAAAGCCAAGACATAGTCAAAGTCAGGGGTCAGTTGAACGAGCCAATAGAGACGTCCAAGAAATGCTAGCTGCTTGGATGAATAaagcattttttctatttttaaaaatacctattttgtAG
- the LOC132924785 gene encoding uncharacterized protein LOC132924785, with the protein MLKSINSFAINNTYQITLNQLEKRVKKINTDTQTIRQMARHSKKVRRSFEFGGSALQWMFGIADADDVRRYDSSINKLENDQKDMIHIVEDQVSILRSTITNFNETITTFNDNKLLFDKNMKKIENTINTMSIELADENKQIIILRLISLIENNISELDIFVTRLQRIISNVQTNKLDVFIITLDQFLSEIKRMENILPENLQFPIKFNEDNIQEIYKILHIDVHPMNDRLIFSIKIPLCIIDIFKLYYILPIYIPINELGQFIHMTENPMYLITDDLVTNYFIWSNINNCVKVANTFVCGFNEIIHNSVTDPTCVTEILKNSIAKPTQCDTYITEFKKELWYPSYFKNNWYFVCVKPTIITIICNKRSFIHRLTLKSSGKLFLKAGCLAQTTQGVIITEQILESSFVTQPLELSLLNDSCCNIAVNRLYPKPIHLDEIKNLKFDKESFDKINAKLDQQEKLLNSLTLEKTYEFVYTNKYLITIIAVILLYLSIKFCIKKKKSALENINLGYYPKPMVQT; encoded by the coding sequence ATGTTAAAATCAATCAACTCATTTGCAATTAATAACACATACCAAATAACTCTAAATCAGTTGGAGAagcgtgtaaaaaaaattaatacagatACACAGACTATTAGACAAATGGCTAGGCATAGTAAAAAGGTTAGGCGATCATTTGAATTTGGAGGTTCGGCATTACAGTGGATGTTCGGCATTGCCGACGCTGATGATGTAAGAAGGTATGATAGTTCGATTAACAAATTAGAGAATGATCAAAAAGATATGATACACATAGTTGAAGACCAAGTTTCTATTTTAAGGAGcacaataacaaattttaatgaaaccataacaacatttaatgacaataaattattatttgataaaaatatgaaaaaaattgaaaacactaTTAACACCATGAGTATTGAATTAGCAgacgaaaataaacaaattattattctaagatTAATATCcctgattgaaaataatattagtgaatTAGATATATTTGTAACGAGGTTACAAAGAATAATTTCAAACGTTCAAACGAATAAATtggatgtttttataattacactaGATCAGTTTTTGTCGGAAATAAAACGAATGGAAAATATCCTGCCGGAAAATTTACAATTccctataaaatttaatgaagataatatacaagaaatatacaaaatattacacataGACGTTCACCCAATGAACGATagactaatattttcaataaaaattccatTATGTATCAtcgacattttcaaattatattatattctaccgaTATATATTCCAATCAATGAATTAGGACAATTTATACATATGACTGAAAATCCAATGTACTTAATAACAGACGATTTGgtgacaaattattttatttggtcaAATATCAATAACTGTGTAAAAGTTGCTAACACTTTTGTTTGTGGTTTTAATGAAATCATACACAATAGTGTTACTGATCCCACTTGTGtaacagaaatattaaaaaattctatagcCAAACCTACCCAATGTGATACTTATATCACTGAATTTAAAAAAGAGTTATGGTACCcatcatatttcaaaaataattggtaCTTTGTTTGTGTAAAGCCTACTATAATCacgataatttgtaataaacgaTCTTTTATTCATAGGCTAACATTAAAAAGTTCTGGTAAATTATTCCTGAAAGCTGGTTGTCTTGCTCAAACGACTCAGGGCGTTATAATAACAGAACAAATATTAGAATCGTCATTTGTAACACAACCTTTAGAGTTAAGCCTTTTAAATGATTCGTGCTGTAATATTGCAGTTAATCGACTATATCCGAAACCCATTCATttagatgaaattaaaaatttaaaatttgataaagagTCTTTCGATAAAATAAACGCAAAATTAGATcaacaagaaaaattattaaattcacttACATTAGAAAAAACCTATGaatttgtatatacaaataaatatttgattacgaTAAtagctgttatattattatacttaagtataaaattttgtataaaaaaaaaaaaatcagctttagaaaatataaatttaggttATTATCCTAAGCCCATggttcaaacataa